A segment of the Jatrophihabitans endophyticus genome:
GTGGTGGACGGACAACCCGCGCACCGAGAGGGCCGTCCCCGAGCGCGGTGCCGGGCCGGCCGCGGCCGCGACGACGCCGTCGGCCAGCGACACCGCGGCCGCCTCGTCGAGCACGTCGAGCGCGGCACCGGCGGCGACCCGGCCCTCCTCGGCGGCGTGGTACTGGGCGCCGACCGCGCGCAGCGGCGCGAACAGCTCCGGGGCCAGCAGCAGCACCAGGAGCGCGGTGCGCAGCGACAGGCCGCCGTGGTCGAGGCGCAGACCCACGTCGACCGCGACCACCGCGACCGACAGCGTCGCGATCACGTCGAGCACCAGCCCGGACAGGAACGCCACCTTGAGGGTGGCGAGCGTGTGCCGGCGGTAGGCGTCGGTCGCCCGCCGCACGGTGTCGACCTGGGCCCGGGCCCGGCCGTACACCTTCAGCGAGGTCAGTCCCTGCACGAGGTCGAGGAAGTGCCCGGCCAGCCGGGCGAGCAGCGCATACTGGGTCGCCATCCGCCGTCGCGTCGTGACGCCCACGAGCACCATGAACAGGGGGACGAGCGGCAGGCAGCCGACCAGGATGGCCGCGCTCTGCCAGTCGGCCAGTCCGATGCGCGCCACGACGAACGGCGGGACGACGCCGGCGGCGACCATGGCCGGCAGCGCGCGGGTGAGGTACCCGTCCAGCGCGTCCAGGCCTGGACCCGCGGCGGTGACGAGACGCCCGGAGGGCTGCGCCGCGGCCCACGTCGGACCGAGCCGCACGACGGCGGCCAGCACCCGGCCACGCAGGTCGGCACGCACCCGCTCCGAGGACCGCGCGCCGACCCACTCCTGCCCGGCGCCGAGCACGGCCCGGCCGACCCCCACCCCGACGAGCAGCAGCAACGGCCGGCCGAGCGCGCCGAGCCCGGCGGTCCCGTGCAGCACCACCGTCGCGACGATCTCGGCGAGCAGCGCGGCCTGCGCGACGACCAGCAACGCGCCGGCGAACTGCAACGCCACCAGGGCGGCGAGCTGCCGTCGCACCGCGGGGACGGTGCGCGGCAGCCGCGGGTCGACCGGAGCGCTCACTGCGGCACGTCCTGCTCCCCCGGCCGGCCACCGTCGGCACGCGAGGCGCCGTGGCCCACGCCGAGGGTGTGCTGCGCGGACGAGCGCGCGCGGTCCAGCACCGACCCGACGCGACCGGGGACCGCGGGGGCTGCTCCCGCGTCGGTGAGCTCGCCGGTGACGCGGGCGCGGAACACCCAGTACGTCCACGCCTGGTACGCGAGCACGATCGGCGTGCAGACGAGCGCGACACCGGTCATCACCGCGAGCGTGTGCGGGCTGGAGCTGGCGTTGTGGACGGTCAGCGAGAACGCGGCGTCGTTGCGGGCCGGCAGCATGTTCGGCCACATCGCCGAGAACGCCCAGATCGGCACCAGTGCGGCGGTCGCCGCGGTCGCCGCGAACCCGAGCACCTGCTGGCGCGGCCGGGCCACGACGGCCACCGCGAGCACGGCCACCATGAGGATCCCGATCTCGACGCTGAGCGCGCCGCCGCGCACCTGCGACGTCCAGACGACCCACGCGAGGGCGAGCACGAGCGACACCGGCCCGAGCAGGCGGGCGTACCCGGCGGCGCGGGTCGCGACGTCGCCGGTCGCCCGCAGCGTCAGGAACCGCGCGCCGTGGAAGGCGAACAGGCTCAGGGTGGTCAGGCCACCCAGCAGCGCGTAGGGCGTGAGCAGCGAGAAGAACCCGCCCGTCATCACGTGGTCGCGGTCGAGCTCGACGCCGCGCACGAAGTCGGCGAACGCGACGCCGATCAGCAGCGCCGGCACCAGCGAGCCGACGACCACGCCGAGGTCGCACCACCGGCGGCCGTTGTCGGTCTCGGCGCGGTGGCGGTACTCGATGCCGATGCCGCGCACGATGAGGCCGGCGAGCAGCAGCGCGAACGCGAGGTAGAAGCCGGAGAACACCGACGCGTACCACTCGGGGAACGCCGCGAAGCTCGCCCCGCCCGCGACGATCAACCACACCTCGTTGCCGTCCCACACCGGACCGATCGTGCGCAGCGTGAGCTGCCGCTGGGCGTCGTTGCGCCCGACCAGCGGCAGCAGCATGCCGACGCCGAAGTCGAACCCCTCGAGCACGAAGAAACCCGCCCACAGGATCGCGATGACCCCGAACCAGAACCCTTGCACCGTGTGTTCCTCTTCCTCGTGATTCGGCCGGTCAGACCAGGCTCAGCTGCGAGTCGTCGGACTCGTCGGCCGGCCCGTCGGGGTCGCGGGGACCGTCGGCGACGGCCGGCGCCGCCGGGTCGGGCCCGGTGCGGGCGATGCGGCGCACCAGGGTGAAGCAGATGACGCCGAGCACGCCGTAGAGCAGCGTGAAGCCGACGAGCGTGGTCAGCACCATGCCGGAGCCGACGTTGGTGCTGATGCCGTCCTTGGTCCGCAGCAGGCCGTAGACCAGCCAGGGCTGACGGGCGGTCTCGGTGAAGATCCAGCCGGCCGAGTTCGCGGCCAGCGGCAGGACGACCGTCCACGTGGCGATCCGCAGCAAGCGGCGCGAGGAGGTGAGCCGGCCGCGCCGCCACTGGACGACGACCGCCGCGGCGAGCAGCCCGGCGAGCGCACCGAAGCCGATCATCAGCCGGAACGTCCAGTACGCGAGCCAGACGACGGGGATGTAGCTGCCGGGCCCGTACTTGGCCTCTTCCGCCTGCTGGATGTCGTTGACGCCGGCGACGTACCCGCCGGGACGGTTGGTGGCGAGGATGGACAGGCCGTCCGGGATCGCGATGTCGATCTTGTTCCGACCCTTCTCGACGTCGCCGTAGGCGAAGAGGCTGAAGGAGGCGTGGTCCTTGCTGTCCCACAGGGCCTCGGCGGCGGCCATCTTCATCGGCTGCTGCTCGGTCATGAGCTGGCCCTGCGCGTGACCCACCAGGCTCGAGGACACCGCACCGAAGAGCACGACACCCAGCGCGAGCCCGGCGACCTTGCGGTGCACCGGGTCGGCGGCGTCGCCGTCCTTGCGCAGGTGCCAGGCGCTGACCGAGAGCAGGATGCCGCCGGCGGTGAGGATCGCGGCGAACACCACGTGCGGGAACGTCAGCAGCTGCGTGGAGTTGGTGAGCACCTTCCAGATGGACGTCAGCTCGACGCGGCGATGCTCGGCGCTGTAGACGAGGCCCACCGGGTGCTGCATGAAGCTGTTCGCGGCGAGGATGAAGTAGGCGCTGATGACGGTGCCGATGGCGGCCAGCCAGATGGTGGCCAGGTGAAGCCGCGGGCTGAGCAGGTCACGGCCGAAGATCCACAGGCCGAGGAACGTCGACTCGAGGAAGAACGCGATCAGCCCCTCCATCGCCAGCGGGGCACCGAAGATGTCGCCGACGAAGCGCGAGTAGGCCGACCAGTTCATGCCGAACTGGAACTCCTGCACGATGCCGGTGACGATGCCCAGGGCGAAGAGCACCAGCATGATGCGGCCCCAGAAGCGCGACGCACGGTCCCAGGTGTCGGCGGTCGCGGACGCGACCGGACCCACCGGCGCCGCCGCCGCACCGTCCGAGCCGTCCGGATCGCCCCCGACCGCGGTGGCGGCCGCCGGCGCGGCGTGACGTGCCCGGTAGGCCAGCGTCTGCATCACCGCGACGAGCAGCGTCAGTCCGATGGACAACGGGACGATGAGGAAGTGATAGACGGTCGTGCTGGCGAACTGCCAGCGGGCCAACATCGTCGGGTCCACGAACACACCTCGCGAGATCGCTGTTTGTCGTTGCGGCCGTCGCGACGCACACGCGTCACCCGGCCGCTCGCCACCCTTCTCGCGCGTGGACGCGCGCAGCAGGGAACTAGTGCGGGGCTCGGCCTAGGACCTTCGACCCGGCGCGTCCCGGCCCCGCCGCGTCCCGGGCGGGACCGGGACGAAGGTCATGGGACGTCCCCCGGCGTTGGGCCCCTCCCCCGGCGCCGCGGCGCGCGCAGTCTGGATTCACCGCAGGACGCGGCCTTCCGAGGAGGAGGACGTCATGACCACCGACCGCTCCATCATCAGCACCAGCACCAGCCACGAGGTCGCCGAGGCGCCGGGCTCCATGCTCAGCCACGCCGGCGCCCGCGCCCTGGCCGTGCTGCGCATCGCCACCGGATTCGTCTTCCTGTGGGCGTTCCTCGACAAGACGTTCGGGCTCGGCTACTCCACGGAGTCGGCGAAGGCCTGGATCCACGGCGGCTCCCCGACCGACGGCTTCCTGTCGCACGTCGAGGTCGGCCCGCTGCAGTCGCTGTTCCACACCATGGCCGGCACCTGGTATGCCGACTGGCTGTTCATGCTCGGCATGCTCGGTGTCGGCGCCGCCGTCATCGCCGGCGTCGGCGTGCGGCTCTCCGCCGCCGCGGGTGCGCTCATCATGGCCCTCATGTGGCTGGCCGAGTTCCCCCTGGCCCAGCACACCTCCGCCGGTGCCCCCAGCGGCTCGGTCAACCCGCTCGTCGACTACCACATCGTGTACGCCGTCGCGCTGATCGTCGTCGCCCTCACCTACGCCGGCGACACCTGGGGCCTCGGCCGCAGCTGGGCCCGGCTGCCGATCGTGCGCCGCTTCGGCTGGCTGCGCTAGCAGCGAGCGCTCCACCCGATCCGTCTCCCACACCGGCGAGCGGGACCGTCCCCCCACGGTCCCGCTCGTCTCTTCGTGCGCGCGACGCGAGGAGGACGCGCCACGAGTCACACCGGACGGTGCGACCACGGCCGCACGGCGCCGAGCACGGTGTCGTGGCCGTCACGCAGGGCGCCGAGCGCGGCGGCCGAGATCTCCGCCGGCGTGTGCCACCGCGAGCCGCCCGCCCCCCGGGCCCAGCCCAGCACCACCCGCACCGCGTCCGGCGCGGCGAGGTCGGCGAGGGTGGCGGGCGGCCGCAGCGCGGCGCTGGGCAGCAGCCGCACGACCCGTCCCGACACCGCGGCGACGAGCGCGGCGACGCTCGCGGCGGGCGCGGTCGGCGCGTACACCAGCGCCTCGTCCAGCTCCCGACCCTCGAGCGCGACCCGCACGGCGGCGGTGTCGTGCCAGTCCACCGCGACCGGGACGACCCCGGCGAGGTCGACGTGTCGGGCGAGGGCGTGGACCTCCGCCCCACCGGCCCGGAGCGCCGCCACGGCCGGGCGGAGCGCGCCCGTCGCCCCCACCACGAGGACCCGCCGCGGCCCGCCGCCCGGCCCGTCGTTCAGAACGCCTGCCTCGGGACGTCGGCCCCGCTGCGCCCCCGCAGGAAGTCGAAGTCGGCGCCCACCTCGGCCCCGGTGACGTGCTCGACGAACAGCCGCAGGTACCCACGGTCGGTGCCCGGGGCCGGTTCGGCCCGCCACTCCGCGCGACGCCGTGCCAGCTCGGCGTCGTCGACCTCCAGGTCGAGCCGGCGGGCCGGGACGTCGAGGACGACGACATCGCCGTCGCGGACGAGCGCCAGCGGGCCGCCCGCCGCCGCCTCGGGAGCCACGTGCAGCACGACGGTGCCGTAGGACGTCCCGCTCATCCGCGCGTCGGAGATGCGGACCATGTCACGCACCCCCTGTTCCAGCAGGCGTTTCGGCAGCGCGACGTTGCCGATCTCGGGCATGCCGGGGTACCCGCGCGGCCCGGCGTTGCGCACGACGATGACGTCGTCGGCCGCGATGTCGCAGTCGGGCCGGTCGGCCTCGGCCAGGTAGTCCTCGACGCGGTCCCACACCCGGGCGCGGCCGCGGTGTCGCATCAGCTCCGGCGCCGCGGCCGACTGCTTGATCACCGCGCCCGCGGGCGCGAGCGAACCGCGCAGGACCGCGATGTGCGACCCCGGCGGCTTCACCGGGTCGTCGAACGTCCGGATCACCTCGCGGTCGTGGCACTGCGCCGCGGCGTAGTTCTCGCCGAGCGTGCGGCCGGTGACGGTGCGGGCTGCGCGATCGAGCCGCTCCCCCAGCTCGGCGACGAGCGCGCCCGCCCCGCCGGCGTAGCAGAAGTCCTCCATCAGGAAGCGCCCCGACGGCATGAGGTCCACGAGCGTCGGCAGGTCGGCGGCGAGCGCGTCGAAGTCGTCGAGCGTCAGCGACACGCCGAGCCGGCCCGCGATCGCCAGCAGGTGCACCACGGCGTTGGTCGAGCCACCGAGCGCGGCGTTGACGCGGATCGCGTTCTCGAACGACGCCCGCGTCACCACGCGCGACATCGTCAGCTGCTCGGCCACCATCGCGACGATCCGTCGACCGGCGAGATGGGCGAGGGTGCGCCGGCGGGCGTCGTCGGCGGGCAGGTCCGCCCCGCCGGGCAGCTGCATGCCCAGCACCTCCCCGAGCACGGCCATGGTCGAGGCCGTCCCCATGGTCATGCAGTGACCCCGGCTGCGCGCCATGCACCCCTCGGCCTCGGCGAGCTCCGCCGCACCGATCTCGCCGGCGCGGTACTGCTCGGTCAACCGCCACACGGACGTCCCCGACCCGATGTCGGTGCCGCGGTACTTGCCGTTGAGCATCGGGCCGCCGGTGAGCAGCACCGTCGGCAGGTCCACGCTCGCCGCGCCCATCAGGTACGCCGGCGTCGTCTTGTCGCACCCCGCGAGCAGCACCACGCCGTCGAGCGGGTTGGCACGCAGCGTCTCCTCGAGATCCATCGAGATCAGGTTGCGCAGCAGCATCGCCGACGGCCGGACGAGCGGTTCGCCGGCCGACGTCGTCGGGAACTCGAACGGCACCCCGCCGGCCTGCCAGACGCCCCGCTTCACGTGCTCGGCCAGCTCACGCAGGTGCACGTTGCACGGCGTCAGCTCCGACCAGCTGTTGGCGATGCCGATGACGGGACGGCCCTCGAAGCTGTCGTCGGGCAGCCCCTCCGAACGCAGCCACGACCGGTGCATGATGCCGGTCTTGCCCTCGGCCGCGAACCAGGCCGCGGAGCGCAGGCTCATCGGAAGCGCGGCAGGTGCTGCCGCTGCGCGTCGATGAGCGCGTCGGTCAACCGGGCGGCGGCGTCGGGGTCGGTGACCGCGCCGTCGGCGATGACCGCCTCGACGGCGAGGTCGCGGTCGCCGGTCATGGCCGCCTCGGTCGCGAGGTACACCGACGTCAGCCGCTGGTTGAGGATGGCGGTCAGCGGCGTCGACAGATCGGGCACGGCGATCGGACGGATGCCGCGCGCGGTGGCCACGCCGGGCAGCTCGAGCGCGGCGTCGTCGGGCAGCCCGGGGACGGCGCCACGGTTGAGGACGTTGCAGGAGAACATGTCGCGCGAGTCGGTGAGCACCGAGCGGATGATGCCGATCAGCTGCTCCTGCTCGCCGCTGGAACGGTCGAAGATGGACTCGTCGAGCGGCTGCGTGCCGTCGGCCTGCGCCACCATCGACTGGTAGCGGTTCTCGCCCCACTCGAGGATCTCGGGGACGGAGAACGCGTCGACGCCGAGCGTCTTGCCGAAGTACGTGCCGCCCTCCCACCGCTGCGGGAAGAACTCCGTGACGTGCCGGTCCTCGGCGGCGGGGAACGCGCCGTAGCGGCCGAACAGCTCCCACGAGAACGGGTTGTTCCAGGCCTTGGTGCCGTCGGCGAAGATGTTGCCGAGATCGTCGGGATCGGCGGGCTCGGCCAGCTCGGCGGCGACCTTCTCGCGCACCAGCGGCCACGCGTCCGCTCCGCTCCACCGGAAGTCGTAGATGAACGTCAGGTGGTTGATGCCGGCGTAGAGCGTCGAGGTCTCTTCGAACGGCTTGCCGATGAACGCGGCGAGGTGGTGCTGCACGTGGTGCATGCCGTGGCAGAGGCCGACGACGTGCTCGGCCCCGGCCCAGCGCGCCATCGCCATCACGTTGGCGGTCATCGGGTTGCTGTAGTTGAAGAAGTGCGCGTCCGGCGCGAGGTCGACGACGTCGCGCGCGACCTCGACGAGCACGGGCGTCGTGCGCAGCAGACGCGACACCCCGCCGGGCATCACCGAGTCGCCGACGGGCTGGAAGACGCCGTGGCGCATGCACACCTCGTGGTCGGTCTGCCAGCCCGGGCGACCGCCGACGCCGACGCAGGTGACGACGAAGTCGGCACCGGGCAGCACGTCGCGCCGCCGGGTCGACCCCACGACGGTGATGTGGTCGCCGGCGCCGCGTGCCTCGACCATCCGCTGCGCCAGGCCGACCGCCTTGGCCAGCGGCTCCTCGGCGATGTCGACGAGCCGGATCTCCCAGTCGCCGAGGTCGCGGGCCGAGATGAGGTCGGCGAGCAGGCCGCGGGTGAAGACGGCGCTGCCGGCGCCGATGAGGACGAGCACGCGTCGCATGGGATTCCGATCAGACGTGGCGGACGGGGTTGGTGAGCTCGCCGACGCGCTCGACGCCGACGGTCACCACGTCGCCGTCGGCCAGGTACACCGGCGGGGTGCGGAAGCCGCCGACGCCGGGGGGCGTGCCGGTGAGCACGACGTCGCCGGCCTCGAGCGTGACGGTGGCCGTGAGGTGACGCAGCAGCGTGGCGACGTCGAAGATCATGTCGGCGGTGGTGGCGTCCTGCATGGTCGCGCCGTTGACGGTCGTCCAGATGCGCAGCGCCTGCGGGTCACCCACCTCGTCGGGGGTGACGAGCTCCGGGCCGAGCGGGCAGAACGTGTCGAGGGACTTGCCCCGCGTCCACTGTGTATCGGCGAACTGCAGGTCGCGCGCCGAGACGTCGTTGCCGACGGTGTACGCGGCGACGTCGGCGAGCGTGCCCGGCCGCGCCGGGCCGCAGGGCCGGCCGACGACGACGGCGAGCTCGGCCTCCCAGTCGACGCTGGTGGTGATCGCGGCGGGGACGACGATCGGCTCACCCGGCCCCGCGATCGAGCTCGGGTACTTGGCGAAGGTGAGCGGCTCGCTCGGCGCCGCCAGACCGGTCTCGGCCGTGTGGTCGCGGTAGTTGAGCCCGATCGCGACGATCTTGCCCGGCCGTCGCAGCGGGGCCAGCACGGCGAGCGCCGCCCGGTCGTACACCGGTGCGTCGGCCGCGGCGAGCGCGGCGCGCGCGACCTCGCCGAGATCGGCACCGGCGCGCAGCAGGTCGAGCAGCGGGTCCGCACTGCCCGGCGTCACCTCCGGGAGCGCGACGGCACGTTCGCCGGCCAGGACGACGCCACGGACGTCGTCGCCGCCGGCGTCACCGCGGTCGTCGTCGACCTGCGGGACTCGGGCACGGGCCAGCCTCATGCTGCTCCTCTCCGGGGTTGCGAGCGTATCCGCGCACTCTTCGGTTGACAATGACTGTTTCTGCGCGATTCTGACTGGATGACGACCTTGGTTCGCGTTCCCCTCCCCGCCCTGGCCGGATCGCCCGGCCTCGTCCAGGGGCGCTACGGCGAGAGCGGCAATCTCGAGCTCGCCGTCCCGGGTGCGCACGGCGGCGTGTGGATCTTCTGGTTCAACGCCGATGCCGACACGGGCGTCGCGGTGCGCGAGGGCGCGCCACCGAGATGCTGGAGCGGCGGTCTGCAGGTGCTCGCCGGCGTCCCGGTCGAGGCGGCGCGCATCAGCCAGCTGCACGCGGGACCGGACCACCTCGAGCTGTTGGCGCTCGCCGACGGCGAGCTGCACCGGCTGTACTGGGCACCCGCCGAGGGCTTCGTCGCCACCGGGACGATCGCCCACGGCGTCGTCGCGGCGGGCCCGGTACGCGAGACGCCCACGTCGTTGACGATCGACGTCCGGCTCGCTGACGGCCGACCGGTGCGGCTCGTCACCGGCACCGAGCACTACCCCGCCGCGACGTGGGACGTGCTCCCCCGCACCGACGGCCCCGAGCCCGCACCACCCCCCGGACTGCCGGCCGACGTGCCGTACGACGCGGTCGCCTGGGCGCGCACCACGCTCGACGGCGGGCGGGTGGACGCCGTCCTGCGCAGGGGATCCGGCCTCGCGCACCTGTACCGCGGTCCGGGCCGTTGGAGCGCCCCGGAGCCGGTCGTGTCGCAGGTGTGGATCGCCGACGACGCGCCCGTGCACCGCCGGTCCTGACCCGGACCAGGCGCGGGCCGAGCTTCGGCGGCAATCGACACCGGACGCCGCAGGCGCAGGACGATCGGCAGGCCGGCGGCGATCGTCAGGCGATGCGGTGGATCATCGTGTTGCTGATCTGGTAGCGGTAACCGGCCTGCTGCAACGCCCGGTCGTGCCGCTCGCTCATCCCCCACTGCGTCCCGTGCAGCCACACGAACGCGGGGGCGGACTGCCCGGTCGCCGCGTCCATCCGTCGTTTGGGCTCGAACACCTCGCGCTCGAGGTCGTCGTCGGTGCCCACGTCGCCGATCCCGGCGTGCGACGCGGTGTGCGGGAGCACGACGTGACGGCGTGACAGCTCGGCCACCTCGTCCCAGCTGAGGGCGATGCGCTCCCCGCGCATCGCGAGCTCCTCGGCCGTCAACCCGATGTCGTGCGAGCGGGCGTAGACCTCCTGCTCCGCCGGCGGGGTGTCGACGAAGCCGGTGCAGACGGCGAACCAGGCGGCCAGGCCCAGCTCGTCGCAGACGGCGGCCGCGACGTCGTGACACGTGCGGTAGCCCTCGTAGAAGACGGGCACGAACCCCGGCCGGTCCGAGGTCCAGCGGCCGGTGGCGAAGAAGCCGTCCAGCTCGGCGAGCGTGACCGCCGCGAACCGCTTGGCGTAGCGCGCGAGCTCGTCGTACAACACGTCACGCTGACCGCGCGGCGTGTTGTGGAAGTTGACGACGCGCAGGAAGCGGCCGGCCGCGAGCGCGTCGCGATGGGCACTCATCGTCAGGTGCGCCGTCACGACCTGGCCTCGCGCCCGAAGTCGTCGTAGGCGACCGCCTGCAGCACGCTGATCACGCACCCCATGTCGCCCTCGCGTGCGCTCGGGGTGAGCGCGCGGCGATACGCGTCGAACGTCCGCGCCAGCGCCGCCCCGGTCGCCGCGGTCCCCGGTGCCGGGACCGGCCCCGCGCCGGGCACCGCACCTCGCTCGTCGACCAGGGCGAGCAGCATCGGGATGCCGTCGCTGCTGAACTCTCGGTCCTGGCACTCGCGCAGCACGTCGAGCGGCGCCGGGTCGTGGCCGGGCATGACTGACCTCCTGGTCTGGCGATGGCGGTGCGCCACACGGCGGATCAACGGATGACGACCTCCACGCCCTGGGCCCGGAACGCCTGCAGCGCCGGCGCGGGCGCGTCGCCGTCGGTGACGAGGCACGAGATCTGGTCGACGCGCGCCGAGCGGACCGGGCCGCGCCGGCCGAACTTGCTGGAGTCGGCCAGCACGACGAGCTTGTCGGCCGACTGCAGCATCCGGCGGTCGGTGCCGGCCTCGGTGACGTTGGCGCCGGAGATGCCGTGTTCGGGATCGACGCCGAAGGCGCTCGAGAACGCGAGGTCGACGTGAAACTCGGCGAGCACGTGCTCGGCGATGGGCCCGAGCAGCGACATCTCGTCGTGGCGCAGGACCCCGCCCAGCACCACGACCGAGATCTCGGGGTACCGCGCCAGCTGGTAGGCGATGTTGAGCCCGTTGGTCAGCACCGTCAGCCGCTCCCGGCCGGCGAGGAAGGGCAGCATCGTCTCGGTCGTGGTCCCGCCGGTGATCAGGACGGTCGCACCGTCGGGCACCCGCTCGGCCGCGGCCTCGCCGAGTCGCCGCTTCTGCTCGCTGCGCTCCGCGGAACGCGAGCTCAGCACCGGTTCGACGTCGGTGTCCAGCACGCTCGCCCCGCCGTGCACCCGCGTCAGCAATCCGCGCTCGTCCATCTCGCGCAGGTCCCGTCGCACGGTGGACGCGCTCACGCCGAGCTCCTCGGCGAGGTCGAGCACGTTGCCCGAACCGTGCGTGCGCACGTGCTGCAGGAGGCGTCGTTGCCGTTCCAGACTGAGCATGGTCAGTAACCTCGTTCGCGATCGACCCGGTTGAGCAGCGGCGCGCCGTCGACGAACCGACGAAGGTTGTCGGTGACGATGCGGCGCACCTGCTCGAAGTATCGCGGAGCGAGTCCCGAGACGTGCGGAGTGACGAGCACGTTCGGCTCGTGCCACCAGGGCGACGTCGGCGGCAGCGGTTCCTCGTCGAAGACGTCCAGGGCGGCGCCTGCCACCGCGCCCGAGCGCAGCGCGTGCAGCAGCGCCGACTCGTCGACGACCCCGCCGCGGGCGACGTTGATCACCACGGCGCCGGGCTTGAGCGCGGCGAGCGTCCGCCGACCGATCAGGCCGCGGGTGTGCTCCGTCAACGGCACCACGACGACGAGGTAGTCGGCCGTGGCGAGGACGTCGGCCAGCAGCTCGGGGCCGACGACGCGCACGTCGGCGTCGTCGGCCGTCGGGTCGACGGCGAACCCGCCGGCTGCGACGCCGAACTCGACCTGACCCGCACCCGCCGGGTCCGGCCGCCGGCCGCTGCGCGTGACGCCGACGACGCTCATGCCGTGTGTGCGGGCCAACCGGCCGATCTCGCGGCCGATGCGCCCGTAGCCGACGATCGCGACGGTCGCGCCGTCCAGCGCGGCGGGCAGGAAGGCGTCCCACCGCACCTGCGCCGTCGGCCAGTGCCGCGCGGCCCGGACGTCGAGCATGGCCGGGAGCCGGTGCGCGAACCCGAGGATGCAGAACAGCACGTACTGCGCGAGCGGCACCGGCGAGACGCCGCCGATGGTGGTGATCTCGACGTCCGATCGCCACAGCGCGGTGTCGCGCACGTGGTCGACCCCGGACGTGTCGAGCTGGACCCACCGCAGCCGCGGCGCGTCCCCCGGTTCGGGCAGCACGCTCGACGTGTGCAGCGCGTCCACACCACGCCAGACGTCCGCCGGCACGTCGGCGGCGCTGGCCGCGGGCAGCTGCACGACGTCGACGCCGGGCACCGCGGCGCGCAGCTCGTCGAGCCAGGCGGGCGGGAAGGCCAGGGTGCTGAGGTAGCGCATGGTCACTTGATCCCACTGCGGGCGAGACCCTGGACGAAGTACCGCTGGAACAGCACGAACAGCACGATGAGCGGCGAGATCATGAGCAGGCTCATCGCCATGATCGCGCCGTAGTTCGACGAGTACTGACCCTGCAGGTCGGTCACCATGCCGATGGGCAGCGTGAACAGCTCGTGGTTGCCGAAGAGCACCACCAGCGGCCACGCGAAGGCGTTCCACTCCGACATCGCGGTCAGCAGCGTCAGCACCGCGAGCAGCGGTCGGCACAGCGGCAGGACGATGCTGCGGAAGATCCGCAGCTGCCCGGCACCGTCGACGCGAGCCGCCTCGATGAGCTCGTCGGGGATGGCGAGGAAGAACTGCCGAGCGAGGAAGATCCCGAACACGGTGGCGCTCTCCGGCAGGATCACCGCCCATACGTTGCCGTACAGACCGAGGTGGATCGTGAACTTGAACTGCGCGATCATGATCGCCTGCACGGGAATCATCATCGTCGACAGCAGCAGCAGGAACAGCGCGTTGCGGCCCCGGAAGCGCAGCTTGGCGAAGGCGTAGCCCGCGAGCAGGTTGCAGCTCACCGTGATGGCCGTGACCGCCACGGCGATCAGCGTCGAGTTGCGGAACCACGTCCACACCGGGAAGTCGTGCACCGGCTGGCTGAAGTTCGACCAGGTCAGGTGCTGGGGCCACAGGTGCAGCCCGGGCGAGTAGAGGTCCTTCTGCGTCGAGAGCGCGGTGACGACCATCCAGTACAGCGGGAACAGGATGACGAGGGTCGCGAGTACCGCGAGGATCAGCCGCGGCACGAAGAACCGGCCGCGGCGCGACGTCCGCCGCACGGGTGCGACGGACGTCCCGCGGGTGGCGGGCAGGGTCACGGTGGCCATCGGTCGCTCCGTTCAGCCGGTCTGGTCGCGATTGCGGGACAGTCGCCACTGCGCGACCGTGATGAGCAGCGTGATGACGTAGATG
Coding sequences within it:
- a CDS encoding family 4 glycosyl hydrolase codes for the protein MRRVLVLIGAGSAVFTRGLLADLISARDLGDWEIRLVDIAEEPLAKAVGLAQRMVEARGAGDHITVVGSTRRRDVLPGADFVVTCVGVGGRPGWQTDHEVCMRHGVFQPVGDSVMPGGVSRLLRTTPVLVEVARDVVDLAPDAHFFNYSNPMTANVMAMARWAGAEHVVGLCHGMHHVQHHLAAFIGKPFEETSTLYAGINHLTFIYDFRWSGADAWPLVREKVAAELAEPADPDDLGNIFADGTKAWNNPFSWELFGRYGAFPAAEDRHVTEFFPQRWEGGTYFGKTLGVDAFSVPEILEWGENRYQSMVAQADGTQPLDESIFDRSSGEQEQLIGIIRSVLTDSRDMFSCNVLNRGAVPGLPDDAALELPGVATARGIRPIAVPDLSTPLTAILNQRLTSVYLATEAAMTGDRDLAVEAVIADGAVTDPDAAARLTDALIDAQRQHLPRFR
- a CDS encoding fumarylacetoacetate hydrolase family protein → MRLARARVPQVDDDRGDAGGDDVRGVVLAGERAVALPEVTPGSADPLLDLLRAGADLGEVARAALAAADAPVYDRAALAVLAPLRRPGKIVAIGLNYRDHTAETGLAAPSEPLTFAKYPSSIAGPGEPIVVPAAITTSVDWEAELAVVVGRPCGPARPGTLADVAAYTVGNDVSARDLQFADTQWTRGKSLDTFCPLGPELVTPDEVGDPQALRIWTTVNGATMQDATTADMIFDVATLLRHLTATVTLEAGDVVLTGTPPGVGGFRTPPVYLADGDVVTVGVERVGELTNPVRHV
- a CDS encoding polysaccharide deacetylase family protein, with product MSAHRDALAAGRFLRVVNFHNTPRGQRDVLYDELARYAKRFAAVTLAELDGFFATGRWTSDRPGFVPVFYEGYRTCHDVAAAVCDELGLAAWFAVCTGFVDTPPAEQEVYARSHDIGLTAEELAMRGERIALSWDEVAELSRRHVVLPHTASHAGIGDVGTDDDLEREVFEPKRRMDAATGQSAPAFVWLHGTQWGMSERHDRALQQAGYRYQISNTMIHRIA
- a CDS encoding DeoR/GlpR family DNA-binding transcription regulator, coding for MLSLERQRRLLQHVRTHGSGNVLDLAEELGVSASTVRRDLREMDERGLLTRVHGGASVLDTDVEPVLSSRSAERSEQKRRLGEAAAERVPDGATVLITGGTTTETMLPFLAGRERLTVLTNGLNIAYQLARYPEISVVVLGGVLRHDEMSLLGPIAEHVLAEFHVDLAFSSAFGVDPEHGISGANVTEAGTDRRMLQSADKLVVLADSSKFGRRGPVRSARVDQISCLVTDGDAPAPALQAFRAQGVEVVIR
- a CDS encoding D-2-hydroxyacid dehydrogenase, translated to MRYLSTLAFPPAWLDELRAAVPGVDVVQLPAASAADVPADVWRGVDALHTSSVLPEPGDAPRLRWVQLDTSGVDHVRDTALWRSDVEITTIGGVSPVPLAQYVLFCILGFAHRLPAMLDVRAARHWPTAQVRWDAFLPAALDGATVAIVGYGRIGREIGRLARTHGMSVVGVTRSGRRPDPAGAGQVEFGVAAGGFAVDPTADDADVRVVGPELLADVLATADYLVVVVPLTEHTRGLIGRRTLAALKPGAVVINVARGGVVDESALLHALRSGAVAGAALDVFDEEPLPPTSPWWHEPNVLVTPHVSGLAPRYFEQVRRIVTDNLRRFVDGAPLLNRVDRERGY
- a CDS encoding carbohydrate ABC transporter permease translates to MATVTLPATRGTSVAPVRRTSRRGRFFVPRLILAVLATLVILFPLYWMVVTALSTQKDLYSPGLHLWPQHLTWSNFSQPVHDFPVWTWFRNSTLIAVAVTAITVSCNLLAGYAFAKLRFRGRNALFLLLLSTMMIPVQAIMIAQFKFTIHLGLYGNVWAVILPESATVFGIFLARQFFLAIPDELIEAARVDGAGQLRIFRSIVLPLCRPLLAVLTLLTAMSEWNAFAWPLVVLFGNHELFTLPIGMVTDLQGQYSSNYGAIMAMSLLMISPLIVLFVLFQRYFVQGLARSGIK